The Aliidiomarina minuta nucleotide sequence TTATTTGTATCCCGCAAAGAATATACACAACCACAATATTCCTGCTGATAAAAACGTTCACGTTTAGAGATTTCAACCATGCGCGCAGCTCCACCTTGCTTACGCCAGTTGAAGGTCCAGTAATGCATGCCTTCATAAGGTGCTACAGCACGCTGACCGCAGTCGTTGATCTGTTCCATATTCTTCCAGCGCGAAATCCCCAGACAACTGGTAATAGTGTCAAAGCCGTGCTCGTATGCATACAACGCGGTACGTTCAAAGCGCATATCAAAACACTCCGTACAACGCTCTCCGCGCTCTGGTTCCCATTCCAGGCCTTTAACCCGTTCAAACCAGTTTTTACTATCGTAATCGGCATCGATAAAAGGAACACCCAGCTTTTCTGCAAAACGAATATTCTCTTCCTTACGCAACTGGTATTCTTTTTCAGGGTGAATATTCGGATTATAAAAGAAGATGGTAAATTTAATCCCGGCATCTGCCATGCGTTCCATCACTTCGCCTGAACAAGGTGCACAACAGGAGTGTAAAAGCACATGATCGGAACCAGTCGGGGTTTCAAGAACAACGGTTTCCATAGATGATTTAGCCATATTAACTATCCTGCCTGAGAATAAAACAGCACACTATAACAACAAATAAGAGGCTGGCAAGGTCGCAAAAGGGTTAAAAGCGCCTTCCGTAGGGCTTTGTGTAAAACGAACTCGCACTGTGCAATCAGCCCGAATGCGTCCAGTGGTATAAATGTTTTCCTCACTCAGGCTGCCATTGCAACCGGAAACAGTATCCACTGTAAAATCCGGACCCGGGGTAATCTCGAAATCCACCTGTTGATTACGCCTCACTTCTATACTGCGTGGTGCCACATCACCTTCTGGCCCAACTACAGTGCTAACCACGAAGTATTCTGGCGGCACCAGATCTTCACGCTCAAAACCACAGGCAACAAGATGTATTGCCAAAAAGGTGCAAACGAATATATAGGTTTTCTTATGCATGATTATCTTATTTGCGGTCAGAGCCGAATTTCCCAGGCCACCTGGGTGGAACTTTCCACCAGGTTAACAACACCAGGGCCGCGAAACTTAAGTATATAAGGGTGAAAATCCAGCCAGGTAAATCATAATACAGAAACTGAGAGACCCAATAATCAATAAAAGAGCGATCATAACCGGCCTGTCCTGCTGCGCTCCTCAGATCCATTTCCCAGTAAGTCAACGGACAGTATCTGCCACGTAAAGCCTGAATGACAATCACCGCAATAATGCACAGATGTGTAGCTCTGAACCAGAAATTACGTATCCATTCCCAGTTTTTCGCCCAACCTATGCACACTAGCACAACAGCAATAAGTACAAAAAGAACCACAGCCGCATGCGCCAGCATCACGATATCGGCCAGTAAACCAGGCGCAGGCACTCGCTCATACCAAGGATTACTCATTCTTTTACTCTAGCAAATACTGCGACGGACACAATGAAAAAGGGCAAGCCTTACGGCTTGCCCTTTGAATTCTTTGCATTACAGGAGCCTGAAGCTAACCTGAATTGCTAAGCTGATGCGTAGATTATAGAGCTACGATGTTCTCAGCTTGTGGGCCTTTTTGGCCTTGAGTTACAGTGAACTCAACTTTTTGGCCTTCAGCTAAGGTTTTGAAACCTGAGCTAGAAATAGCGCTGAAATGAGCGAATACATCTGGACCGCCTTCGCGCTCGATGAAACCAAAGCCTTTAGACTCGTTGAACCACTTAACTGTACCAGTAACTGTATTAGACATAATAATAATCCTGAAATTTAAAATTTAAACGTGCCTCGTAGAGGCGATAGTGCGGGCAAAAAATAACTAAAACTTAAAACTACAGGACGATGAAATTACGAATAATATGGCAACGAATTGGAGTATCTAAATAAATATTTTTCTTTCCGACGCCCTGAAGTCTACTCCTCCTGCACCTAATGTCAAACATATTAATCAGTTATTTAGTAAATGCTCCCTGATCATACGTGTTCGTCGGTCGTGGACTTCAGATCGGTCCATAAAAGGATGACCAAAATCAGCTCCTTGATAGATACGCGCACCGAGCTCCTCTGCTCGGTCTCTTAATGGCGCTGTCATAGAGTCTCTTAGCACTGAATCTCTGTCACCGGTAATGATCATTAATCTATCTGCTGTATCCGGCGACAGGTGGCGAATGGGGTCTACAGATTCCGGACAGCCATGGTCAGACAATGTGGATGGGCTGGAATCTATCACCGCGGCGTCAAAATCCACTCCCGCGCCGATAGCGTTCATCATCACGATGCCACCAAAAGAGATACCATAAAGTAAAGCTCGCTCATATTCAGTGCTCAGCTGGTTAATCATCTCCTGGTAGTCTTTAAGTATAGCTTTCAATCGACGCCGACCATCAGAGTCAGCATAACCACGGTAGTCGTAAACATAGACATCATAACCCGCTTCAGCGTACTCACTCAGCGCTATAATCATGTCATCACTGACCATAGCATTCCCCATAGCAGCTAATAAGTAGCCTTCAGGCTCTCCGTTTGCCTGATATTTATAACCCCGCATGATCTTGCCGTCTCCGGCTCTGAATTCAGTAGTTTCGATTTGCGGATGGCGAATTACCTGCTGAGGATCGCGATCGGGTGCATTCATGCTCCATACCTGAAACATAAAACGTTCTTTTAATGCGCCACAAAGCGTAATTTCGCGATTGTCATTTGCCATCAAATCAGTACTCAACAGTAAAGACGCTAATATTGTCACCCAGGCTAACTGCTTCATAAAGACCTCCCTATCTGTTAAAGCATAGCTTACTCAGAGGCGTTGCAAAGTACGTAGCCGTACCTCCACCTGAACCTCTATATGCTGAAGTTCGGCTGCCAGGGCACGCCCTGCGGCGCTGGCGCGAAAAAGATGAGGAGTCATAAGCAGCAGGTCTGCAATTTGTTGTCCATCCGTGAGCCGTATCATGTAACTGATGGTTTCAATTGATTGCGTTGCGAAACCGGGAGGGTCGGTTTTTTCTTCAACACACTGGCTCTTAACTTGAGGATAGATGATTTCACGAAGCTGGCGCAGATGCTCTGGGCCAGGGTCCAGCATATATAGATGGCCGCCAGGTTTAAGTACCCGGGCAAACTCGGCATATACCGGAAAACCAAATACTGAAAACAGGCAGTCTACCGATTCGTTCTGCACCGGTAAACGCGCGTTACTGCCTACCACCCAACTTGGCCCTTTATCCTGCTTTGCAGCGCTAATTATCGCCGCTTTAGAAATATCCAGCCCCAGCATTTGTATAGATTTAGTCGTATTCAGGGAGGACAACACCCGTAAATAGTAGCCTTCTCCACAACCGGCATCCAGGCAGGCTAATTCATGGTGAGGGGAAGTTAATACAGCCTTAGCCAGAGTGTCAGCGACTGGCTGATAAAAGCCACTATTGAGAAAGCGGCGGCGAGCTGCAATCATTTCTTTGCTATCGCCGGGGTCGCGGGAGCGCTTTTGTTGTACGGGCAATAAATGTACATAACCCTGGCGGGCCTGATCAAAGCAATGATTATCGGGGCAGCGCCAGCTCTTATCCTGCAACTGCAAAGGCTTGCCGTCTATAGGGCAAGCAAGCCTGGTAAAACCAGCGTTAACCATAGCTTCAGTCCCAGATATGCCCATGTCGACGCCACCATTCGCGGGCAATGACTCTGTTTTCGTAATTATATCCTTCGTCCAACACAGTACCCAGACGAATATACTCGCCATTGGTTCGCCAGGTAATATCACCATCCTGAGTAGCCAGCTGCAATGCATACAGGGCCAGCATCACTTCATAAGGGTCGCGTGAGTTCAGCCGCTGCATAAGATGAGGGACGGCTGGCTTTCCTATCCAACCCAGGGCTTCAGCAGCGATATACCAGGTTTTCGGGTGTTCTTCCCCTCCATAGGTATCGGTATAGTCCCGATCTGGTAACTTAGAAATATAATACTTAATATCCTCTTCAATACTCTCAGCTGAGCGACGTGAAGATATCTCTGATCCCGCGCCCGTAGTACGTGTTGCGCCTGTTCCTGCTGAATCGGAGTCAAATTGAGCGCAGCCGGCAAGCAACAGAAAACAGGGAATCAAATAGGGCAAAAATTTCAAAGCTCGATCCTCAATGATACATATTCAACCTGAAGAGTCTGCTTATAATGCGTGCCGATTGCAAGAGCCTTAGGCAATGATATACTTGCCAACGCTATTTACCGATGTTGAAAGGCACACCATGAGAATTGTTATCCGCTACTTCTTTCGTACACTACGTCTGATTCTGACCCCAGTCATGCTGATTAGTGAAAAACTAACCACCCCCAAACCCATCCAGCGCGCTACGCAAGCGCAGGCTGCTATTGATAAAGCCTGTGAAGACCTGGCTCTTTATCAATTCCGCGCCTGCCCTTTTTGCATAAAGGTCCGCAAAGAGATGTCACGACTGGCGCTGCCGATAGAAATTCGTGATGCGCAACTGGATCCTGAACATAAGGCAGATTTAATCGCCGGCGGTGGCCGCGGCAAAGTGCCCTGCCTGCGTA carries:
- a CDS encoding DUF2784 domain-containing protein, which translates into the protein MSNPWYERVPAPGLLADIVMLAHAAVVLFVLIAVVLVCIGWAKNWEWIRNFWFRATHLCIIAVIVIQALRGRYCPLTYWEMDLRSAAGQAGYDRSFIDYWVSQFLYYDLPGWIFTLIYLSFAALVLLTWWKVPPRWPGKFGSDRK
- a CDS encoding putative RNA methyltransferase gives rise to the protein MGISGTEAMVNAGFTRLACPIDGKPLQLQDKSWRCPDNHCFDQARQGYVHLLPVQQKRSRDPGDSKEMIAARRRFLNSGFYQPVADTLAKAVLTSPHHELACLDAGCGEGYYLRVLSSLNTTKSIQMLGLDISKAAIISAAKQDKGPSWVVGSNARLPVQNESVDCLFSVFGFPVYAEFARVLKPGGHLYMLDPGPEHLRQLREIIYPQVKSQCVEEKTDPPGFATQSIETISYMIRLTDGQQIADLLLMTPHLFRASAAGRALAAELQHIEVQVEVRLRTLQRL
- a CDS encoding glutaredoxin family protein, which gives rise to MRIVIRYFFRTLRLILTPVMLISEKLTTPKPIQRATQAQAAIDKACEDLALYQFRACPFCIKVRKEMSRLALPIEIRDAQLDPEHKADLIAGGGRGKVPCLRIGKEDPQATWMYESDDIIQWLQKEFPAESPAE
- a CDS encoding cold-shock protein, whose translation is MSNTVTGTVKWFNESKGFGFIEREGGPDVFAHFSAISSSGFKTLAEGQKVEFTVTQGQKGPQAENIVAL
- a CDS encoding HEAT repeat domain-containing protein, encoding MKFLPYLIPCFLLLAGCAQFDSDSAGTGATRTTGAGSEISSRRSAESIEEDIKYYISKLPDRDYTDTYGGEEHPKTWYIAAEALGWIGKPAVPHLMQRLNSRDPYEVMLALYALQLATQDGDITWRTNGEYIRLGTVLDEGYNYENRVIAREWWRRHGHIWD
- a CDS encoding alpha/beta hydrolase, producing the protein MKQLAWVTILASLLLSTDLMANDNREITLCGALKERFMFQVWSMNAPDRDPQQVIRHPQIETTEFRAGDGKIMRGYKYQANGEPEGYLLAAMGNAMVSDDMIIALSEYAEAGYDVYVYDYRGYADSDGRRRLKAILKDYQEMINQLSTEYERALLYGISFGGIVMMNAIGAGVDFDAAVIDSSPSTLSDHGCPESVDPIRHLSPDTADRLMIITGDRDSVLRDSMTAPLRDRAEELGARIYQGADFGHPFMDRSEVHDRRTRMIREHLLNN
- a CDS encoding epoxyqueuosine reductase QueH, with the translated sequence MAKSSMETVVLETPTGSDHVLLHSCCAPCSGEVMERMADAGIKFTIFFYNPNIHPEKEYQLRKEENIRFAEKLGVPFIDADYDSKNWFERVKGLEWEPERGERCTECFDMRFERTALYAYEHGFDTITSCLGISRWKNMEQINDCGQRAVAPYEGMHYWTFNWRKQGGAARMVEISKRERFYQQEYCGCVYSLRDTNKWRLENGRDRIQLGVQYYE